A window of the Lactuca sativa cultivar Salinas chromosome 5, Lsat_Salinas_v11, whole genome shotgun sequence genome harbors these coding sequences:
- the LOC111910166 gene encoding uncharacterized protein LOC111910166, whose translation MKSGNYTTIDNQNVSGYVLVKLLLLFFNCVFITSILDLNPNLFVDSTLQTFPPSGTQGKISGGSGPPRDADNTFSKPVSGSSEAQQSSGWFKVFTVTAYQPYFDVDTSDVLERIKDSLLPFGGSFNEKTASNPDLF comes from the exons ATGAAGTCCGGAAATTACACAACCATTGACAACCAGAATGTTTCTGGATATGTTCTTGTAAAACTTCTTCTCCTCTTCTTCAATTGCGTTTTCATCACTTCGATACTAGATCTGAACCCTAATTTATTCGTTG ATTCAACTCTCCAAACCTTTCCCCCATCTGGAACACAAGGCAAGATCTCAGGCGGTTCTGGACCTCCCCGCGATGCTGATA ATACATTCTCAAAGCCAGTATCTGGTTCATCAGAAGCACAACAAAGTAGTGGTTGGTTCAAGGTATTCACAGTTACTGCTTACCAGCCTTACTTTGATGTTGACACATCCGATGTTTTAGAAAGAATCAAAGATTCCCTCTTGCCCTTTGGAGGAAGCTTCAATGAAAAAACCGCTAGCAACCCAGACTT gttttga